From a region of the Gimesia sp. genome:
- a CDS encoding M20/M25/M40 family metallo-hydrolase: protein MPSQFTHSLLFFCLTWVAGFSASNAAETSYLVTAKTASSSIQTDELKSHIEFLASDALEGREAGTQGGQAAGTYIRNFLQKHGVQPGMGEEGYFQEFDGGFRNILGIIPGNDPKLKNEYIVIGAHYDHVGYGKPSNSRGGVGQIHNGADDNASGTAALLEIIEAISEHKELPRRSFLFAFWDAEEMGLLGSRHWMNYPSVPLEQIQIYFNLDMVGRLKKQPLTLFGSRSSIGLRSCTVKCNHRDTDLKIKFDSAIRPDSDHWPFYKKGIPFLMLHTGKHDDYHRPEDDAFKIDYEGTQKCAQLLTQLVFEFAMQDKKPEYRSADQDILAGIDQETRITTQEPPRLGVAWNADKYEKGHLMITQVLASSAADAAGLKVGDEIIKIDGRSPVEAPGFDALVRSSPEKIRLQIKRKNEEELLEIPVELSGNQLKLGIQWQTDETEPEVMVISNIIKSSPADLAGLKINDRIYEISGRSFESSDEFRELVKDLPLPLKLQVEREGRLRSFEVQSMR, encoded by the coding sequence TTGCCATCCCAATTCACGCATTCTCTGCTTTTCTTCTGCCTGACCTGGGTCGCGGGTTTCTCTGCGTCGAATGCTGCCGAGACCAGTTATCTGGTTACAGCGAAAACCGCATCCAGTTCGATTCAGACAGATGAGCTGAAATCTCATATCGAGTTCCTGGCCAGTGACGCACTCGAAGGACGCGAAGCAGGTACCCAGGGTGGCCAGGCGGCTGGAACCTATATCCGCAATTTTTTACAGAAGCACGGTGTCCAACCAGGTATGGGTGAAGAAGGCTACTTTCAGGAGTTCGATGGGGGATTTCGAAATATTCTGGGAATCATTCCCGGTAACGACCCCAAATTAAAAAATGAATACATTGTTATCGGGGCTCACTACGATCATGTGGGGTACGGCAAGCCCTCGAACAGTCGGGGTGGGGTTGGTCAGATTCATAATGGAGCTGATGACAACGCCAGCGGAACTGCAGCTCTGCTGGAAATCATTGAAGCCATCTCCGAGCATAAAGAGCTCCCCCGGCGTTCTTTCCTCTTTGCCTTCTGGGATGCAGAAGAAATGGGGCTGTTAGGCTCCCGACACTGGATGAATTACCCGAGTGTTCCACTCGAACAGATCCAAATTTATTTCAACCTGGACATGGTCGGGCGTCTCAAAAAACAACCGCTGACTCTATTTGGATCCCGTTCTTCCATCGGCTTGAGATCCTGCACAGTCAAATGCAATCATCGCGACACGGATCTGAAAATCAAATTCGACAGTGCAATCCGTCCCGACAGCGATCACTGGCCTTTCTACAAGAAGGGGATTCCCTTCCTGATGCTGCATACCGGAAAGCATGACGACTATCATCGTCCCGAAGACGATGCGTTTAAAATCGATTACGAAGGCACCCAGAAATGTGCCCAGTTGTTGACCCAACTGGTATTTGAATTTGCTATGCAGGATAAAAAGCCTGAATACCGTTCAGCAGATCAGGATATTCTGGCTGGGATCGACCAGGAAACTAGAATCACGACACAGGAGCCGCCCCGGTTGGGAGTGGCCTGGAATGCAGACAAGTACGAGAAAGGGCACCTGATGATTACCCAGGTTCTGGCCAGTTCAGCAGCGGATGCCGCCGGCCTGAAGGTGGGAGATGAGATCATTAAAATTGACGGACGATCGCCTGTAGAAGCACCGGGCTTCGATGCACTGGTGAGAAGCTCCCCTGAAAAGATCAGGCTGCAGATCAAGCGAAAAAACGAAGAGGAACTACTGGAAATCCCCGTAGAACTTTCAGGCAATCAACTCAAACTGGGAATTCAATGGCAGACTGATGAAACCGAACCCGAAGTCATGGTGATCTCGAACATTATCAAATCATCACCTGCAGATCTTGCCGGTTTGAAAATCAATGACCGGATCTATGAGATCAGCGGACGGTCGTTTGAGAGCAGTGATGAATTTCGCGAACTGGTAAAAGATCTGCCTCTGCCTCTAAAACTGCAGGTCGAACGCGAGGGACGACTGCGGAGCTTTGAAGTTCAATCAATGAGATGA
- a CDS encoding SRPBCC family protein: MKLELSEKTKLNASPQVIHEWLSDLENWPKINDKIKSVTVEGNRCFGEMEFKGKTLEFAGMVPEDDDPLKVTCNIVIQTEPEKRDPEHMTVVYEIIPGGRATQIVERIIFEREIPFWGWLLVKLIMKIGKPTGLTNLQRIKEQITTEGEL, encoded by the coding sequence ATGAAACTAGAGCTGTCCGAAAAGACGAAACTGAATGCATCTCCGCAGGTCATTCATGAATGGCTCAGCGATCTTGAGAACTGGCCCAAGATCAACGATAAGATTAAATCGGTCACAGTAGAGGGGAATCGTTGTTTCGGCGAGATGGAGTTCAAAGGCAAAACACTGGAATTTGCCGGTATGGTTCCGGAAGATGATGATCCGTTAAAGGTCACCTGTAATATCGTCATTCAAACAGAGCCAGAAAAGCGAGATCCTGAGCATATGACCGTGGTTTATGAAATCATTCCCGGCGGACGCGCCACCCAAATTGTCGAACGCATTATTTTCGAGAGAGAAATCCCCTTCTGGGGCTGGCTGCTGGTCAAGTTGATTATGAAAATCGGCAAGCCAACCGGTCTGACGAACCTGCAACGGATCAAAGAGCAGATAACTACGGAAGGCGAATTGTAA
- a CDS encoding DUF2156 domain-containing protein yields the protein MSSADSHSRQGLQLHQCDQGQARQNQHVDQLNIQNADRVERASTRWRIDPSHQAFDQEPLGLPEEHTETELRDFIFEHGRYFDSYLASEPDRDQFWSQGKRGLISYKRWYRHVIIGGGLIAPEPHKPQLVREFLDYAKQNRLSIAFHNIGEADLPLFQEMQFQVTKWGEDPMIDLDTCTWQGKDYEWVRRQTNYCLRQGMTACEVRPDQLHPLHWSDIISEVIEVADESLTRKPQKKAMRFFEGRIDNHALGRRRLFVARYQGRIEGFVICNPILNGTGWATELYRHRLDSIKGTMAFLIHFVLQQLKQEGVAQAGLCLDLGRDCHRLPGDSALVRHGLRFAENYLTSIFDFSGLRHFKSRFRPRYEKRFACVYPKVTIGSILAFVSTTGVLDLHYGRYSRILYDQHCKRKLRRNLATGNSTQSDTAASPKTNSKPFSLRKSA from the coding sequence ATGTCGTCAGCTGATTCTCATTCCAGACAGGGCCTGCAACTGCATCAGTGCGATCAGGGGCAGGCACGCCAGAACCAGCACGTCGACCAGCTGAACATTCAGAACGCAGACCGTGTTGAAAGAGCCAGTACACGGTGGCGGATCGATCCATCGCATCAGGCGTTCGATCAAGAACCGCTGGGTCTACCCGAGGAGCACACAGAAACAGAACTGCGCGATTTTATTTTTGAGCATGGCAGATATTTTGATTCCTATCTGGCTTCCGAACCGGATCGTGATCAGTTCTGGTCTCAGGGGAAACGGGGATTGATCTCCTACAAACGCTGGTACCGGCATGTCATCATCGGCGGAGGCCTGATTGCTCCCGAACCTCATAAGCCTCAACTGGTACGCGAATTTCTGGATTATGCGAAACAGAACCGACTATCAATTGCTTTTCACAACATCGGAGAAGCAGATCTTCCCCTGTTCCAGGAAATGCAGTTTCAGGTGACCAAGTGGGGCGAAGACCCAATGATCGATCTGGATACCTGCACCTGGCAGGGAAAAGATTATGAATGGGTTCGCCGACAGACCAATTATTGCCTCAGGCAGGGGATGACTGCCTGCGAGGTTCGTCCAGATCAACTGCATCCGCTGCACTGGTCCGATATCATCTCAGAGGTCATTGAAGTAGCTGACGAATCGTTGACGCGTAAACCTCAAAAAAAAGCGATGCGTTTCTTTGAGGGACGAATTGATAATCATGCACTCGGGCGACGGCGCCTGTTCGTTGCCCGCTACCAGGGACGGATCGAAGGCTTTGTGATCTGTAATCCCATTTTGAATGGGACCGGCTGGGCGACAGAACTCTATCGGCATCGCCTGGATTCGATCAAAGGTACCATGGCCTTCCTGATTCATTTCGTATTACAGCAACTGAAACAGGAAGGCGTTGCGCAAGCCGGGCTCTGTCTGGATCTGGGGCGTGACTGTCACCGCCTGCCTGGGGACAGTGCATTGGTAAGGCACGGCCTGCGATTTGCAGAAAATTATCTGACCAGCATTTTTGATTTTAGCGGACTGCGACATTTTAAGAGCCGTTTTCGACCACGCTATGAAAAGCGGTTCGCCTGCGTTTATCCCAAGGTCACCATCGGTTCGATTCTAGCCTTCGTCAGTACTACCGGCGTACTCGATCTGCATTACGGACGCTATTCCCGCATCCTCTACGATCAGCACTGCAAACGAAAGCTCCGCCGAAATCTGGCGACTGGTAATTCGACGCAGTCTGACACTGCTGCTTCGCCGAAAACGAATTCTAAACCTTTCTCTTTGCGGAAGAGTGCCTGA
- a CDS encoding site-specific DNA-methyltransferase, protein MKNNPLPRLDEDLVLREQLLPFCRLKPGEVWDDPTGRHRVACADATNSEQISRLIGEDRPVLAIQDPPYNLVAFDLRNIDKFIEWCADWVRMSARFLSSDASFYVWLGADQNQHFQPLPQFMIMMQQTGLFDSRSLVTMRNQRGYGTQKNWMAVRQELLYYTRGNPFFEVQYTDIPKILRGYYKNINGKKTENLERGRSENIRPGNVWVDIQQVFYRMEENVSGCYAQKPIKSVERILQASSQSDDFVLDLFAHSGTTLIACEKLGRRCLTADLDPIFCEISIRRLEHLRATGKSGWQNGHPFEDIPDLNPQAVSEG, encoded by the coding sequence ATGAAAAACAATCCTCTGCCGCGCCTGGACGAAGATTTGGTTTTGAGAGAACAACTGTTACCATTCTGCCGATTAAAACCGGGAGAAGTCTGGGATGATCCCACCGGTCGACATCGAGTGGCCTGCGCAGATGCTACCAATTCAGAACAGATCAGCAGACTGATCGGCGAGGATCGTCCTGTTCTGGCGATTCAGGACCCGCCCTATAACCTGGTCGCCTTCGATCTGCGTAATATCGATAAGTTTATTGAGTGGTGTGCCGACTGGGTACGCATGTCTGCCCGCTTTCTGAGTTCGGATGCTTCCTTTTATGTCTGGCTGGGCGCGGATCAGAATCAGCATTTTCAACCTTTACCCCAGTTCATGATAATGATGCAGCAGACCGGGTTGTTCGACTCACGGTCCCTTGTCACCATGAGGAACCAGCGTGGGTATGGCACACAGAAAAACTGGATGGCCGTACGTCAGGAACTCTTATACTACACGCGTGGTAATCCATTTTTTGAAGTGCAATACACGGATATTCCGAAGATCCTGCGCGGGTACTATAAAAACATCAACGGAAAAAAGACGGAGAACCTCGAACGGGGCCGTTCCGAAAACATCAGGCCCGGGAATGTCTGGGTCGACATCCAGCAGGTCTTCTATCGCATGGAAGAAAATGTTTCCGGATGTTATGCCCAGAAGCCGATCAAATCGGTCGAACGAATTCTGCAGGCCAGTTCTCAATCGGATGACTTTGTACTCGATCTGTTTGCTCATTCCGGTACAACACTCATTGCCTGTGAGAAACTGGGCCGCCGCTGTCTGACCGCTGACCTGGATCCCATTTTCTGTGAGATCAGCATTCGTCGGCTGGAACATTTGCGTGCGACTGGGAAATCCGGTTGGCAGAACGGGCACCCCTTTGAAGACATTCCCGATTTGAATCCGCAGGCCGTTTCAGAAGGTTGA